From Piliocolobus tephrosceles isolate RC106 chromosome 16, ASM277652v3, whole genome shotgun sequence, the proteins below share one genomic window:
- the SOX9 gene encoding transcription factor SOX-9, producing the protein MNLLDPFMKMTDEQEKGLSGAPSPTMSEDSAGSPCPSGSGSDTENTRPQENTFPKGEPDLKKESEEDKFPVCIREAVSQVLKGYDWTLVPMPVRVNGSSKNKPHVKRPMNAFMVWAQAARRKLADQYPHLHNAELSKTLGKLWRLLNESEKRPFVEEAERLRVQHKKDHPDYKYQPRRRKSVKNGQAEAEEATEQTHISPNAIFKALQADSPHSSSGMSEVHSPGEHSGQSQGPPTPPTTPKTDVQPGKADLKREGRPLPEGGRQPPIDFRDVDIGELSSDVISNIETFDVNEFDQYLPPNGHPGVPATHGQVTYTGSYGISSTAATPAGAGHVWMSKQQAPPPPPQQPPQAPPAPQAPPQQQAAPPQQPAAPPQQPQAHTLTTLSSEPGQSQRTHIKTEQLSPSHYSEQQQHSPQQIAYSPFNLPHYSPSYPPITRSQYDYTDHQNSSSYYSHAAGQGTGLYSTFTYMNPAQRPMYTPIADTSGVPSIPQTHSPQHWEQPVYTQLTRP; encoded by the exons ATGAATCTCCTGGACCCCTTCATGAAGATGACCGACGAGCAGGAGAAGGGCCTGTCCGGTGCCCCCAGCCCCACCATGTCCGAGGACTCCGCGGGCTCGCCCTGCCCGTCGGGCTCCGGCTCGGACACTGAGAACACGCGGCCCCAGGAGAACACGTTCCCCAAGGGCGAGCCCGACCTGAAGAAGGAGAGCGAGGAGGACAAGTTCCCTGTGTGCATCCGCGAGGCGGTCAGCCAGGTGCTCAAGGGCTACGACTGGACGCTGGTGCCCATGCCGGTGCGCGTCAACGGCTCCAGCAAGAACAAGCCGCACGTCAAGCGGCCCATGAACGCCTTCATGGTGTGGGCGCAGGCGGCGCGCAGGAAGCTCGCGGACCAGTACCCGCACTTGCACAACGCCGAGCTCAGCAAGACCCTGGGCAAGCTCTGGAG ACTTCTGAACGAGAGTGAGAAGCGGCCCTTCGTGGAGGAGGCGGAGCGGCTGCGAGTGCAGCACAAGAAGGACCACCCGGATTACAAGTACCAGCCGCGGCGGAGGAAGTCGGTGAAGAACGGGCAGGCGGAGGCAGAGGAGGCCACGGAGCAGACGCACATCTCCCCCAACGCCATCTTCAAGGCGCTGCAGGCTGACTCGCCGCACTCCTCCTCCGGCATGAGCGAAGTGCACTCCCCCGGCGAGCACTCGG GGCAATCCCAGGGCCCACCgaccccacccaccacccccaaAACCGACGTGCAGCCGGGCAAGGCTGACCTGAAGCGAGAGGGGCGCCCCCTGCCAGAGGGAGGCAGACAGCCCCCCATCGACTTCCGCGACGTGGACATCGGCGAGCTGAGCAGCGATGTCATCTCCAACATCGAGACCTTCGACGTCAACGAGTTTGACCAGTACCTGCCGCCCAACGGCCACCCGGGGGTGCCGGCCACGCATGGCCAGGTCACCTACACGGGCAGCTACGGCATCAGCAGCACCGCGGCCACCCCGGCGGGCGCGGGCCACGTGTGGATGTCCAAGCAGCAGGCGCCACCTCCACCCCCGCAGCAGCCTCCACAGGCCCCGCCGGCCCCGCAGGCGCCCCCGCAGCAGCAGGCGGCGCCCCCGCAGCAGCCAGCCGCGCCCCCGCAGCAGCCACAGGCGCACACGCTGACCACACTGAGCAGCGAGCCGGGCCAGTCCCAGCGAACGCACATCAAGACGGAGCAGCTGAGCCCCAGCCACTACAGCGAGCAGCAGCAGCACTCGCCCCAGCAGATCGCCTACAGCCCCTTCAACCTTCCGCACTACAGCCCTTCCTACCCGCCCATCACCCGCTCGCAGTACGACTACACCGACCACCAGAACTCCAGCTCCTACTACAGCCACGCGGCGGGCCAGGGCACCGGCCTCTACTCCACCTTCACCTACATGAACCCCGCCCAGCGCCCCATGTACACCCCCATCGCCGACACCTCTGGGGTCCCTTCCATTCCGCAGACCCACAGTCCCCAGCACTGGGAACAACCCGTCTACACACAGCTCACCCGACCTTGA